Proteins encoded within one genomic window of Humulus lupulus chromosome 1, drHumLupu1.1, whole genome shotgun sequence:
- the LOC133812880 gene encoding uncharacterized protein LOC133812880 produces the protein MEEYHQLLDSKSFSEETTTDRSSSDQNDETGFVVAARSYECVFCKRGFTTAQALGGRMNIHRKDRANNKISISTARYNNRNDPTLLVSPNTKKFGEETTAYNYASTTFKSLLAIHQSSSSTLPLQYFAKMPSEGIHVNYQTRNFPVVAATWGSGTARVPDDDDDDDEDEDEDDPHHEYLTLGIGIHTSSKEEIITQQRGHHHHHHHHHHHVINKVEKIIEEDVEVDLELRLGYDKY, from the coding sequence atggaagaatATCATCAGTTACTGGATTCGAAAAGCTTCAGCGAAGAAACGACGACGGACCGGTCGTCGTCCGACCAAAACGACGAGACGGGGTTCGTCGTAGCAGCCCGTTCCTACGAGTGCGTGTTCTGCAAGAGAGGCTTCACCACGGCACAAGCCTTGGGTGGCCGCATGAATATTCATCGCAAAGATAGAGCCAATAATAAGATCAGTATTAGTACTGCTCGTTATAATAATCGTAACGATCCCACCTTATTAGTTTCACCCAATACTAAAAAGTTCGGAGAAGAGACTACTGCTTATAATTATGCCAGTACTACTTTCAAGTCCCTCCTTGCAATTCATCAAAGTAGTAGTAGTACTCTACCACTACAGTATTTTGCAAAGATGCCCTCCGAGGGTATACATGTAAATTACCAAACGCGTAATTTTCCGGTGGTGGCAGCCACCTGGGGTTCCGGTACGGCTAGGGTtcctgatgatgatgatgatgacgatgaagatgaagatgaagatgatcctCATCATGAGTATTTGACTTTGGGAATTGGTATCCATACATCGAGCAAAGAAGAGATTATAACCCAACAACGaggtcatcatcatcatcatcatcatcatcatcatcatgttATTAATAAAGTAGAGAAAATAATCGAAGAAGATGTGGAAGTAGATTTGGAGCTTCGACTTGGCTATGATAAGTACTAG
- the LOC133785348 gene encoding bet1-like SNARE 1-1, producing the protein MNPRRDIRGNRTALFDGIEEGGIRASSSYSSHEIDEHDNERAMEGLQDRVILLKRLSGDINEEVDNHNRMLDRMGNDMDSSRGVLSGTMDRFKTVFETKSSRRMFTLVASFVVVFLVIYYLTR; encoded by the exons ATGAATCCTAGAAG GGACATCCGTGGTAACAGAACTGCTCTTTTTGATGGCATTGAGGAGGGTGGAATCAGAGCTTCATCATCATACTCCTCCCATGAAATTGATGAACATGATAACGAAAGAGCCATGGAGGGATTGCAAGATAGAGTTATTCTGCTGAAGaga TTGTCTGGGGATATCAATGAGGAAGTGGATAATCATAACCGTATGCTTGACCGAATG GGCAACGATATGGATTCATCTAGGGGAGTGCTGTCCGGAACTATGGATCGATTTAAGACG GTTTTTGAGACCAAATCAAGCCGGAGAATGTTTACACTAGTGGCGTCATTCGTGGTTGTTTTTCTAGTCATATACTATCTCACTAGGTAA